In a genomic window of Lycium ferocissimum isolate CSIRO_LF1 chromosome 9, AGI_CSIRO_Lferr_CH_V1, whole genome shotgun sequence:
- the LOC132029412 gene encoding probable beta-D-xylosidase 5 gives MSDMNMRANSSRNFPGRTYRFYNEKPIYPFGHGLSYSTFSSFIISAPPTIVIKLKTRHVSDTNLTAQAIDISTVNCQNVGINITVGVKNNGKMDGSHVVLVFWKPTNMIGAPNIQLVGFERVWVKKGKTQTVTIKLDVCKDFSLADAHGKRKLVPGIQTIMVGSSSEHQVRHQFNLRVATKEEAKMEL, from the coding sequence ATGAGTGACATGAACATGAGAGCAAATTCTAGTAGAAACTTTCCGGGAAGAACTTACAGATTCTACAATGAAAAACCAATCTATCCATTTGGCCATGGACTAAGCTACTCGACCTTTTCCTCATTCATAATTTCGGCGCCTCCCACCATTGTCATAAAGCTAAAGACAAGACATGTCTCAGATACCAACTTAACCGCCCAAGCCATTGATATTTCAACCGTGAATTGCCAGAATGTAGGGATAAACATCACAGTTGGGGTCAAGAATAATGGCAAAATGGATGGATCCCATGTTGTCCTAGTGTTCTGGAAGCCGACAAATATGATTGGAGCGCCTAATATACAGCTGGTGGGATTTGAAAGAGTCTGGGTGAAGAAAGGGAAGACCCAAACAGTGACAATTAAATTGGATGTGTGCAAGGATTTCAGCTTGGCTGATGCACACGGGAAGAGGAAATTAGTCCCAGGGATACAGACTATAATGGTTGGTTCTTCCAGTGAGCACCAAGTTAGGCATCAGTTTAACCTAAGGGTGGCTACAAAAGAAGAAGCCAAGATGGAGCTTTAA